A section of the Clostridium omnivorum genome encodes:
- a CDS encoding SDR family oxidoreductase codes for MKKVLLTGADGFFASRFYEFYKSKYEIIPLRRADLDIRDENRALELLNFHKPDLVIHTAAVADTKKCEDNPELSYDINVLGTKNIAKACSSIKAKLIHLSTEQLYNGNIERGPYSEDKNLPKPDTVYGKHKLTAEKELLSIIEEAWVMRLTWMFGLPERGCKVNSNIVWNIISAALKGKSLRLPGNEFRGMTYVYDVLRNIEAVLDVPYGIYNTGSENDMSTYEAGCLVLDKMGLGYKIDEIIIKDEDRYKDKPRDLRIDNSKFKSVGIEFMETSEAIEKCIKDFNYNIG; via the coding sequence ATGAAAAAAGTATTATTAACTGGAGCAGATGGTTTTTTTGCTTCAAGATTTTATGAATTTTATAAAAGTAAATATGAGATAATTCCCTTAAGAAGAGCAGACCTAGACATAAGAGATGAAAATAGAGCTTTAGAACTATTAAATTTCCACAAACCAGATTTAGTTATCCACACAGCAGCTGTGGCAGATACCAAAAAGTGTGAAGATAATCCAGAGCTATCTTATGATATAAATGTTTTGGGAACTAAAAATATTGCTAAAGCTTGTAGTTCTATTAAGGCTAAGCTTATACATTTGAGTACTGAGCAGCTTTATAATGGAAATATAGAGAGAGGGCCTTATAGTGAAGATAAAAACCTTCCAAAGCCTGATACTGTTTATGGAAAGCACAAACTTACAGCAGAAAAGGAACTTCTGAGTATTATAGAAGAAGCTTGGGTTATGAGATTAACTTGGATGTTTGGGCTTCCTGAAAGAGGCTGCAAGGTAAATTCCAATATAGTATGGAATATAATTTCTGCTGCTCTTAAAGGAAAAAGCCTTAGACTTCCAGGTAATGAATTTAGAGGTATGACCTATGTATATGATGTTTTGAGGAATATTGAAGCTGTTTTAGATGTTCCATATGGAATATATAATACAGGCAGTGAAAATGATATGAGTACTTATGAGGCTGGCTGCTTAGTTCTTGACAAAATGGGCCTTGGTTATAAAATTGATGAAATTATTATAAAGGATGAAGATAGATATAAAGATAAGCCTAGAGATTTAAGAATAGATAATTCAAAATTTAAAAGTGTTGGTATTGAATTTATGGAGACTTCAGAAGCAATAGAAAAGTGCATAAAAGATTTTAATTATAACATTGGATAA
- a CDS encoding cation-translocating P-type ATPase, which yields MWFKKNSEELLKEFSVNPQNGLSSAEAKERLSKYGENKLATKKGKTLFQLFLAQLNDVMIYILLAAAIVSGFVGEISDAIIIAVVILINAVVGVIQESKAEKALEALKKLSTPKAVVKRDGELLEIPSEEVVPGDIVVIDAGRYVPCDLRLVETANLKIEESALTGESVPVDKDAQLVLNEDNTPLGDQKNMAFMSTLATYGRGIGVAIGTGMNTEIGKIAKMLDEGEVEQTPLQKKLAQLGKVLGFAALGICAVMFVVAVIQKRDLFEMFLTAISLAVAAIPEGLPAIVTIVLAMGVQKMIKENAIVRKLPAVETLGSVNVICSDKTGTLTQNKMTVTKFYCDNAYGDISSLNIEEPEHKLLIECLVLCNDATYSEASKTGDPTEIALLEAGVKYNIFKDELQTKHRRVDEIPFDSDRKLMTTVNTYGDHCYVLTKGAIDNLLKITKSAYINGELVPLTDQIKAEIMNASNSMSDDALRVLGAAYKQISSQHIEIDSLEQDLVFVGLVGMIDPPRLEVKDSIAECKKSGIKTIMITGDHKNTAFAIAKELGIASDMCETISGVELNELSQEELNKKVNNLRVFARVSPEHKVKIVKAFKANGNIVSMTGDGVNDAPSLKAADIGVAMGITGTDVAKGASDMVLTDDNFSTIVSAIKEGRNIYNNIKKAIIFLLSCNTGEIISLFFAILLGWATPLKPIHILWVNLITDTLPALALGADPGDPDVMKEKPRNPKHSLFAEGAGVSLILNGILIGVLTLTAFVIGARVYTGTTSLFPIFPENISEAALTHAQTMAFVVLSVSQLIHALNMRHSTKSIFQVGLFTNKYLIGAIIIGIFLQDIVITVPFLASVFKVFDLGLRDWGFVGLLSIVPLIVNEIVKVFKRSKK from the coding sequence ATGTGGTTCAAAAAAAATTCTGAAGAATTACTCAAAGAGTTTTCAGTTAACCCACAAAACGGTCTTTCCTCAGCGGAAGCAAAAGAAAGATTATCAAAGTATGGAGAAAATAAGCTTGCTACAAAAAAAGGCAAAACCTTATTTCAATTATTTCTTGCTCAGCTAAATGATGTTATGATTTATATTCTTTTAGCAGCAGCCATAGTTTCAGGCTTTGTAGGTGAAATAAGTGATGCTATTATTATTGCAGTGGTAATTTTAATAAATGCAGTAGTAGGAGTTATTCAAGAATCAAAAGCAGAAAAAGCTCTAGAAGCTTTAAAAAAGCTTTCAACTCCAAAGGCTGTTGTAAAGAGAGATGGAGAACTTTTAGAAATTCCTTCAGAAGAAGTTGTACCCGGCGACATTGTAGTAATCGATGCGGGTAGATATGTTCCTTGTGATTTAAGACTTGTAGAAACTGCCAACCTAAAAATTGAAGAATCAGCTCTTACTGGAGAGTCAGTGCCTGTAGACAAGGATGCACAATTAGTGCTTAATGAAGATAATACACCACTAGGTGATCAAAAAAACATGGCCTTTATGTCTACACTGGCTACTTATGGAAGAGGTATTGGAGTAGCAATAGGTACTGGTATGAATACTGAAATTGGTAAAATAGCCAAGATGCTTGATGAAGGAGAGGTTGAACAAACACCACTTCAAAAGAAGCTTGCTCAGCTTGGTAAGGTGCTTGGCTTTGCAGCCTTAGGTATCTGTGCTGTGATGTTCGTTGTTGCTGTTATTCAAAAGAGAGACTTATTTGAAATGTTTTTAACTGCCATAAGCCTTGCAGTAGCAGCTATACCAGAAGGACTTCCTGCTATAGTAACTATTGTACTTGCCATGGGAGTTCAAAAGATGATAAAAGAAAATGCTATAGTTCGAAAACTCCCAGCAGTTGAAACTTTAGGTTCAGTAAATGTTATTTGCTCTGATAAGACAGGAACTCTTACTCAAAATAAAATGACTGTTACAAAGTTTTATTGTGATAACGCATATGGTGATATAAGTTCCTTAAATATTGAAGAACCTGAGCATAAATTACTTATTGAATGCTTAGTTCTTTGTAATGATGCTACTTACTCAGAAGCTTCAAAAACTGGAGATCCAACTGAAATAGCTTTACTTGAAGCTGGTGTTAAGTACAATATATTCAAGGATGAGCTTCAGACTAAACATCGTAGAGTTGATGAAATTCCTTTTGATTCAGACAGGAAGCTAATGACTACCGTTAATACTTATGGTGACCATTGTTATGTCTTAACAAAGGGTGCTATCGATAATCTTCTTAAGATAACTAAAAGTGCATATATAAATGGAGAATTAGTTCCATTAACAGATCAAATTAAAGCTGAAATAATGAATGCCTCAAACTCCATGTCGGATGATGCATTAAGAGTATTAGGAGCAGCTTATAAGCAAATATCTAGTCAACATATTGAAATAGATTCCCTTGAACAAGATCTCGTATTTGTAGGTCTTGTGGGTATGATAGACCCTCCAAGGTTAGAAGTTAAGGACTCCATTGCAGAATGCAAAAAATCAGGAATTAAAACAATAATGATAACTGGCGACCATAAGAACACAGCTTTTGCTATAGCAAAAGAACTAGGTATAGCCTCAGATATGTGTGAAACTATCTCAGGAGTGGAACTTAATGAATTATCTCAAGAGGAGCTAAATAAAAAAGTTAATAATCTAAGAGTATTTGCAAGAGTTTCTCCAGAACACAAGGTTAAAATTGTTAAAGCCTTTAAAGCTAATGGAAATATCGTTTCTATGACTGGTGACGGTGTAAATGATGCTCCATCTTTAAAAGCTGCTGATATTGGCGTTGCTATGGGAATAACAGGTACTGATGTTGCTAAAGGTGCCTCTGATATGGTTTTAACAGATGATAACTTTTCAACTATTGTCTCAGCTATAAAAGAAGGAAGAAACATATACAATAACATTAAAAAGGCAATAATTTTCCTTTTATCCTGCAATACTGGTGAGATTATCTCCTTATTCTTTGCAATATTATTGGGCTGGGCAACACCATTAAAACCTATCCATATTTTATGGGTCAATCTTATTACTGATACATTGCCTGCTTTAGCCTTAGGAGCAGACCCTGGAGATCCTGATGTAATGAAAGAAAAGCCTCGTAATCCTAAGCACAGTCTCTTTGCAGAAGGAGCTGGTGTAAGCTTAATATTGAATGGTATTTTAATAGGTGTGTTAACACTCACTGCCTTTGTAATTGGGGCAAGAGTGTATACTGGAACTACATCATTATTCCCAATCTTCCCAGAAAATATTTCAGAAGCTGCATTAACTCATGCGCAAACTATGGCTTTTGTAGTATTAAGTGTGTCTCAGCTAATTCACGCTCTTAATATGAGACATAGTACAAAATCAATTTTCCAGGTAGGTCTATTTACAAACAAATACCTGATTGGAGCTATAATCATAGGTATATTCCTTCAGGACATAGTAATTACTGTACCTTTCCTAGCTTCAGTATTTAAGGTATTTGATCTTGGATTAAGGGATTGGGGTTTTGTAGGCTTATTGTCCATAGTTCCATTAATAGTTAATGAAATAGTAAAAGTCTTTAAAAGAAGTAAGAAGTAA
- a CDS encoding GAF domain-containing protein: protein MFKLDVLKKMTTEEKYKYMLILLEGQLSSEKDSLANLCNASAIINAAMDRLNWAGFYINRDGVLILGPFQGLPACNRIEFGKGVCGTAAAEKKVQRIENVHDFPGHIACDSASNSEIVVPIIVDDRVCAVLDIDSPELNRFTELEEKYLVKFVEKLIKYITWNEI, encoded by the coding sequence ATGTTTAAATTAGATGTACTTAAGAAGATGACAACTGAAGAAAAATATAAATATATGTTAATCTTGTTAGAAGGACAATTGAGCTCTGAAAAGGATTCTCTCGCAAATCTTTGCAATGCTAGTGCAATAATTAATGCAGCAATGGATAGATTAAATTGGGCTGGATTTTATATAAACAGAGATGGAGTGTTGATTTTGGGACCTTTCCAAGGGCTTCCTGCATGCAATAGAATTGAATTTGGTAAAGGTGTATGTGGTACCGCTGCAGCAGAAAAAAAGGTTCAAAGGATAGAAAATGTTCATGATTTTCCTGGCCATATTGCTTGCGACTCAGCATCCAATTCAGAAATTGTAGTACCAATAATAGTTGATGATAGGGTGTGTGCAGTTCTTGATATCGATAGTCCAGAGCTAAATAGATTTACTGAACTTGAGGAAAAGTATTTAGTGAAGTTTGTAGAAAAGCTTATAAAGTATATCACATGGAATGAAATATAA
- a CDS encoding ComEC/Rec2 family competence protein, with protein MLKKVSGVLIFIFLFFFFNTAAAEIGSEVHFLDTGQSDCILIKGLNKNYLIDTGASEAAEKSINYLNSIGVKNIEDIIITHYHDDHYGGLKKILLSINVNRVILPKHTNELKKQILDGLKGLNIKIDYIDKDYKIENGDIEIKALLPEKEDKKIENNNSIILEGSIGGLKYIFMGDTEERREKELIKSNNLSRYDVIKIGHHGLDTSTSDAFIKQVKPRVAIITCNGGESPSKEILSRIAKQGTVIFRTDKQGNITIKRSSINDNSNIKGIEINSHKVIK; from the coding sequence ATGTTGAAAAAAGTATCAGGTGTGCTAATATTCATATTTCTATTTTTCTTTTTTAATACGGCTGCAGCTGAAATAGGCAGTGAAGTACATTTTTTAGATACTGGGCAAAGCGATTGTATTTTGATTAAAGGGTTAAATAAAAATTATCTAATTGATACTGGAGCTAGTGAAGCTGCAGAAAAATCAATTAACTATTTAAATTCCATTGGAGTAAAGAATATTGAAGACATTATAATTACCCATTATCATGATGATCATTATGGGGGACTTAAAAAAATTTTGCTCAGCATTAATGTAAATAGAGTTATACTTCCAAAACACACAAATGAATTGAAAAAACAAATCTTAGATGGTTTAAAGGGCTTAAATATAAAAATTGATTATATAGACAAAGACTATAAAATAGAAAATGGCGATATTGAAATAAAGGCTTTGTTGCCTGAAAAAGAAGATAAAAAAATAGAAAATAATAACTCAATTATTTTAGAAGGAAGCATTGGTGGTTTAAAGTATATTTTTATGGGAGATACAGAAGAGAGAAGAGAAAAGGAACTTATAAAATCAAATAATCTATCAAGGTATGATGTTATAAAAATTGGTCATCATGGTTTAGATACAAGTACTAGTGATGCATTTATAAAACAAGTAAAACCAAGGGTTGCGATTATTACTTGTAATGGAGGCGAAAGTCCAAGCAAGGAAATATTAAGCAGAATTGCAAAACAGGGGACTGTAATATTTAGAACTGATAAGCAAGGAAATATCACGATAAAGCGCAGTTCAATTAATGATAATAGTAATATAAAAGGAATTGAAATTAATAGCCATAAAGTGATAAAATGA
- a CDS encoding pullulanase X25 domain-containing protein — MKKFRQALSLVLTFLFLVTLVPRFGIKVSAEEPTNLPAADMMAVLVGDFVEDQGLGKNWEPKNTGTIMKEYSKGIYELTVDFKVAKGYNYKVAFNGQWDNPKALGNNGENKVLNVAAPGKVIFRVDAISGKVYDSINDPSQFKASATVVGSLDLVATGGKNWNPADAAFDMDYIGGGFYSKTFHLNAGSFEYKVAFNHAWDNGEVGNSGGNIACTVPAGGADVKFVANPLLGFATDSINNPSINGNASLIGTIRGGQDDWTVDKHGYEFSYINGEGQYIYSGFYQAGSYEYKAIENYSWDSGGIPSTGNVNITIPEGGKYVVFVLDKKAKTLKDSINNPNEVATALGLKAAPVELKSPVINSNGTVTFNYKNADAAAVYLAGSMTNWEAGKKAMTKNADGVWSITLRLGDAAKNYEYKFIVDGKWITDPVNSKTSNGNSLLEFPEYTGRKVVLAGTIQTVVGEAAWSPGSDKTTLKYDGNGMYSITIKDVPQGSYEYKVAMGSWTENYGAERKKDGPNIPLIVPSKQDVKFIYSDDSHAIVDSISYKFLEPKLQGQGIPDNTILKDETLSGVYRATVNLVKGTYADLAVVVNNKAMPVGTINITEDSKSVTISYDPVTEIVFNDASSKEININAIRFDSRDLEYKDPYGAVPTDKEVTFNLRAAKDDISQAKLILLTPDGTKVVDMVKSGSFDESNDKWTAKYTFSKLGMNKYYFVVSNGSTVKAYGDDDGYFGLGIADDLGKVKQYDLNVYDKNFKTPDWIKNGVIYQIFPDRFFNGDLTNDYNQKYARGNMPYEFPQWYEAPEDPALEYETNSNGSFKLDANGNKIPKSDYTGFKGDGNWGNEMYGGDLVGVNKKLDYLQSLGVNILYFNPVGQSISNHRYDTTDYKTIDPLLGKLDDFVNLSNEAKKRGMHIILDGVFNHVSDDSIYFDRYGKFVQAGKPLGGYQYWKKVYDLMKEKNITQDEAEKQTVAYYNSIGITDFHYKDWFIIKNNVIEKDKDGNAVPVHYEYEGWWGYDSMPVIQAFNGSEYQVKTWADEVIDGQNSVSRYWLNNGSSGWRLDVANEVSDETWQHFRTAVKEEGDNAIIGEIWTDASRYILGDMYDSVMNYRFRNSVLYFVKGTSTDSKTLTNAVDAMNQLEAMREQYPKEAFEAMMNLVDSHDTQRAISTFDGIEKNDTTGRAIAKEPTLEAIAKMKLIPLIQMTYPGAPTIYYGDEMGMPGADDPDDRRGTYWGKGNKDLVEWYAELTNIRNAYSVLRTGDIAPITITDSNKDDVMAYVRKDSKDSAVIAVNRKTSEISSLQLDVKEIPDGTVLTNALNNNEKYTVNAGKVTVNVPKQSGIILVTNYKEVNINASALKDAYDPSYLVKDKVRVTGVTLESAQTALKVGDSTTLKAVVAPENATLKNVQWSSSNKAVAEIDANGTVKALTTGETVITATTLDGAFKASCTLKVTEALKPEEPNGPEPQKPEPTQPQNPTAPVNNTTQVVNNTEDVNKAIKDNNITKVVVEAKDNTKVDKSIFEAIKGMNKEITFNAGDISWTFNGKDISTSMDMDLSLKEVSKDLKDKIAAKVKAATGKDEKVFVFSFNHEGPLPGTAKIKMFLGKDWAGKTVTLRRYFKDKNTYENVSGQNQVKVDENGYVEFLLDHCSDYFVTETELPKTGGVPFNDFMYIGTLLIAAGAFTSRRKKA; from the coding sequence TTGAAGAAGTTTAGACAAGCTCTAAGCTTAGTGCTTACTTTTCTATTTCTAGTAACTCTTGTTCCTAGGTTTGGAATAAAAGTTAGTGCAGAAGAGCCTACGAATCTTCCAGCAGCAGATATGATGGCTGTTTTAGTAGGTGATTTTGTTGAAGACCAGGGATTAGGTAAGAATTGGGAACCTAAAAATACTGGCACTATTATGAAAGAATACAGTAAAGGCATTTACGAGTTAACAGTTGACTTTAAAGTTGCTAAAGGTTACAACTATAAGGTTGCTTTTAATGGTCAATGGGATAACCCAAAAGCCCTAGGTAATAATGGTGAAAATAAGGTATTAAATGTTGCTGCGCCAGGAAAGGTTATTTTTAGAGTTGATGCTATTTCTGGCAAGGTATATGATTCAATAAATGATCCTTCTCAATTTAAAGCTAGTGCAACAGTTGTTGGTTCGCTAGATCTTGTAGCAACTGGGGGAAAGAATTGGAATCCTGCTGATGCAGCCTTTGATATGGATTACATAGGCGGTGGATTCTACAGCAAGACTTTTCATTTAAATGCTGGAAGTTTTGAATACAAGGTAGCATTTAATCATGCATGGGATAATGGAGAAGTTGGAAATTCAGGTGGAAATATAGCTTGTACTGTACCAGCAGGTGGCGCAGATGTAAAATTTGTAGCTAATCCACTTTTAGGATTTGCAACAGACTCTATAAACAACCCTAGCATTAATGGAAACGCTTCTTTAATAGGAACAATTCGTGGTGGGCAAGATGATTGGACAGTAGATAAGCATGGATATGAGTTTTCATATATAAATGGAGAAGGCCAATATATTTATAGTGGATTTTACCAAGCAGGCAGCTATGAATACAAAGCTATTGAAAATTATAGCTGGGATAGTGGGGGAATACCTTCTACAGGTAATGTCAACATTACTATTCCAGAGGGTGGAAAATATGTAGTATTTGTTTTAGACAAAAAGGCAAAAACACTTAAGGATTCTATTAATAATCCAAATGAAGTAGCCACTGCCCTTGGATTAAAGGCAGCGCCTGTAGAATTAAAAAGTCCTGTTATCAATAGTAATGGTACAGTTACCTTCAATTATAAGAATGCAGATGCTGCAGCAGTATATCTAGCTGGAAGCATGACAAACTGGGAAGCTGGCAAAAAGGCTATGACTAAAAATGCTGATGGTGTTTGGTCCATAACCTTAAGATTAGGTGATGCAGCTAAAAATTATGAATATAAGTTTATAGTTGACGGGAAATGGATTACAGACCCTGTAAATTCAAAAACTTCAAATGGTAATTCATTGCTTGAGTTTCCTGAATATACTGGTAGAAAAGTCGTACTTGCTGGAACAATACAAACTGTTGTAGGTGAAGCAGCTTGGTCACCGGGTTCAGACAAGACAACTTTAAAATATGATGGCAATGGAATGTATAGTATAACAATAAAGGATGTTCCACAAGGTAGCTATGAATATAAGGTAGCTATGGGATCATGGACAGAAAATTATGGGGCAGAGAGAAAAAAGGATGGACCAAACATCCCTTTAATAGTTCCAAGTAAACAGGATGTTAAATTTATTTATTCAGATGACAGCCATGCAATAGTAGATTCAATATCCTATAAATTCCTTGAGCCAAAGCTTCAAGGACAAGGCATACCTGATAATACCATTTTAAAAGATGAGACACTATCAGGAGTTTATAGAGCAACAGTTAATTTAGTTAAAGGAACTTACGCTGATTTAGCAGTAGTTGTTAATAATAAAGCTATGCCAGTTGGAACTATAAATATTACAGAAGATAGCAAAAGTGTTACTATAAGCTATGATCCAGTAACTGAGATAGTATTTAATGACGCTTCTAGTAAAGAAATAAACATAAATGCTATTAGATTTGATTCAAGAGATTTAGAATATAAAGATCCTTATGGAGCAGTACCTACTGATAAGGAAGTTACCTTTAATTTAAGGGCTGCAAAGGATGATATATCTCAAGCAAAACTAATTCTATTGACACCAGATGGAACAAAGGTTGTTGATATGGTGAAGAGTGGCAGTTTTGACGAAAGTAATGATAAGTGGACTGCAAAATATACCTTCTCAAAGCTAGGAATGAATAAATACTACTTTGTAGTTTCAAATGGTTCTACGGTAAAGGCTTATGGAGATGATGACGGTTATTTTGGCTTAGGTATAGCAGATGACCTAGGAAAAGTTAAGCAGTATGACTTGAATGTATATGATAAAAACTTCAAAACTCCAGACTGGATCAAGAATGGGGTTATATATCAAATATTCCCAGACAGATTCTTCAATGGAGATTTAACAAATGATTATAATCAAAAATATGCAAGAGGAAATATGCCTTATGAGTTTCCACAATGGTATGAAGCACCAGAGGACCCAGCACTTGAATATGAAACTAATTCAAATGGTTCCTTTAAATTAGATGCAAATGGAAATAAAATTCCAAAGAGCGATTATACTGGTTTTAAAGGTGATGGAAACTGGGGCAATGAAATGTATGGTGGAGACTTAGTCGGTGTTAACAAAAAGCTTGACTACCTTCAATCCTTAGGAGTAAATATATTATATTTCAATCCAGTAGGTCAGTCTATATCAAACCATAGATATGATACAACTGATTATAAAACTATAGACCCATTACTTGGTAAGTTAGATGATTTTGTAAACTTATCTAATGAAGCTAAGAAGAGGGGAATGCACATAATCCTTGATGGTGTATTTAATCATGTTTCAGACGATTCTATATACTTTGATAGATATGGTAAGTTTGTACAAGCAGGTAAGCCATTAGGCGGATATCAATACTGGAAAAAAGTTTATGACTTAATGAAGGAAAAGAATATAACTCAGGACGAAGCTGAAAAGCAAACTGTAGCTTATTATAATTCCATAGGAATTACTGATTTTCATTATAAAGATTGGTTTATTATTAAAAATAATGTAATAGAAAAAGATAAGGATGGAAATGCTGTACCAGTTCACTATGAATATGAAGGCTGGTGGGGATACGATAGTATGCCAGTTATTCAAGCATTTAATGGATCAGAATATCAAGTTAAAACTTGGGCTGATGAAGTAATTGATGGACAAAATTCGGTATCAAGATATTGGTTAAATAATGGCTCTAGCGGATGGAGACTTGACGTTGCAAATGAAGTTTCTGATGAAACTTGGCAGCATTTTAGAACTGCTGTTAAAGAAGAAGGGGACAACGCAATAATAGGTGAAATTTGGACTGATGCTTCAAGATATATACTTGGAGATATGTATGATTCAGTAATGAATTATAGATTTAGAAATTCAGTGCTTTATTTTGTAAAGGGAACTTCTACTGATAGCAAGACACTTACAAATGCTGTTGATGCAATGAATCAATTAGAAGCTATGAGAGAACAATATCCAAAGGAAGCATTTGAGGCTATGATGAACTTAGTTGATTCACATGATACCCAAAGGGCAATATCAACCTTTGATGGAATTGAGAAAAACGATACTACTGGTAGAGCTATTGCAAAGGAGCCTACTTTAGAGGCTATAGCAAAAATGAAACTGATACCTCTTATCCAAATGACATATCCTGGGGCACCAACAATCTATTATGGTGATGAAATGGGTATGCCAGGTGCTGATGATCCTGATGACAGAAGAGGTACTTATTGGGGCAAAGGAAATAAGGATTTAGTTGAGTGGTATGCAGAGCTTACAAACATAAGAAATGCATATTCAGTTTTAAGAACAGGAGACATAGCACCAATTACAATAACTGATAGCAATAAAGATGATGTTATGGCATATGTAAGAAAAGACTCAAAGGATAGTGCAGTAATAGCTGTAAATAGAAAAACTTCTGAGATTTCTTCACTACAGCTTGATGTTAAAGAAATTCCTGATGGAACAGTATTGACCAATGCTTTAAACAACAATGAAAAGTATACTGTAAATGCTGGAAAAGTTACTGTAAATGTTCCTAAGCAATCGGGTATAATTCTTGTAACTAACTACAAGGAAGTAAATATTAATGCTTCAGCTTTAAAGGATGCATATGATCCAAGCTATTTAGTTAAGGATAAAGTTAGAGTAACAGGAGTTACTTTAGAAAGTGCACAAACAGCCTTAAAAGTTGGTGATAGTACAACATTAAAAGCTGTAGTAGCTCCAGAAAATGCTACACTTAAGAACGTACAGTGGTCCTCAAGCAATAAAGCAGTGGCAGAGATTGATGCAAACGGAACTGTGAAGGCATTAACAACTGGTGAAACAGTAATAACTGCTACAACATTAGATGGGGCCTTTAAAGCAAGCTGTACTTTAAAGGTAACTGAAGCTCTGAAACCTGAGGAACCGAATGGGCCAGAGCCTCAAAAGCCGGAGCCAACTCAGCCACAAAATCCAACAGCTCCTGTTAATAATACTACGCAAGTAGTTAATAATACAGAAGATGTTAATAAAGCAATTAAAGATAATAATATAACCAAAGTTGTGGTAGAAGCAAAAGATAATACAAAAGTAGATAAATCCATTTTTGAAGCTATAAAAGGAATGAATAAGGAAATTACCTTTAATGCTGGCGACATCAGTTGGACCTTTAACGGTAAGGATATAAGTACTTCAATGGATATGGATTTGTCCTTAAAAGAGGTTTCAAAGGATTTAAAGGATAAGATAGCTGCAAAAGTTAAAGCTGCTACTGGCAAAGATGAAAAAGTATTTGTTTTCTCCTTTAATCATGAGGGCCCACTTCCAGGTACTGCAAAGATTAAAATGTTCCTAGGAAAGGATTGGGCAGGAAAAACTGTTACATTAAGAAGATATTTCAAAGATAAAAATACTTATGAAAATGTATCAGGACAAAATCAGGTTAAGGTTGATGAAAATGGCTATGTAGAATTTTTACTTGACCACTGCAGTGATTATTTTGTAACAGAAACAGAACTTCCAAAGACAGGTGGGGTACCATTCAATGACTTTATGTATATAGGTACACTTCTTATAGCAGCTGGAGCCTTTACTTCTAGAAGAAAGAAAGCTTAA
- a CDS encoding MFS transporter produces MREEKAGLKLKLIYLMIYGTMACYYPFLAVYFKGKGLSYTEIGIGFALNSIISVAAQPIWGYLTDKYLSKRKTIVITLTASSIAALGFIFASQYYMIMTLIILFIWFQSSVSPVTDAYCYDFMEIDKNLQYGQVRLMGSVGYAVTSLLLGIAIQKTSIDMAFYTYLIVSVVVILIIRSIKFEGKHGSNKIDISDIKYLLKNKNYTIFITSVVFISIALGANGSYIAVLIEKTGGDISRLGLLWFIVAMSELPVFFFGNKLLKKYGDLNLYIISMIIYIFRYLLDSYCSSYIGVIAVQILQGITFTLYLTATMQYINRISEPKLRTSAITLYAAIGGGIGGFIGNFGGGLFLEHFSVFALFRLMAVAAFLALITAAFLKKYEKLNK; encoded by the coding sequence ATGAGAGAAGAAAAAGCGGGGCTAAAATTAAAACTTATTTACTTAATGATATATGGTACTATGGCTTGTTATTATCCATTTCTGGCAGTATATTTCAAAGGAAAAGGATTGAGCTACACCGAAATAGGAATTGGTTTTGCACTTAATTCTATAATATCAGTAGCAGCACAACCTATATGGGGTTACCTAACAGATAAATATCTAAGCAAGCGAAAGACTATCGTGATAACTTTAACTGCCAGCAGCATTGCAGCTCTTGGTTTTATCTTTGCTTCCCAATATTATATGATTATGACACTGATTATTTTATTTATATGGTTTCAAAGTTCTGTGTCTCCAGTGACTGATGCTTATTGTTACGATTTTATGGAAATAGATAAAAACCTGCAATATGGACAAGTTAGGCTCATGGGATCAGTAGGATATGCTGTAACTTCACTTCTACTTGGAATAGCAATTCAGAAAACCAGTATAGATATGGCCTTTTATACTTATCTTATTGTTTCAGTTGTTGTTATACTTATCATAAGGTCAATAAAGTTTGAAGGTAAGCATGGAAGTAATAAAATTGATATTTCTGACATAAAATATCTTTTAAAAAATAAAAACTACACTATTTTTATAACCTCTGTAGTATTTATTAGTATTGCTTTGGGTGCAAATGGAAGTTATATTGCTGTACTTATTGAAAAAACAGGTGGAGATATTTCAAGACTTGGTCTACTTTGGTTTATTGTTGCTATGAGCGAATTGCCGGTTTTCTTTTTTGGGAACAAATTATTAAAAAAATACGGTGATTTGAATTTATACATTATAAGTATGATTATTTATATATTTAGATATCTATTAGATTCTTATTGTAGTTCCTATATAGGAGTAATTGCAGTGCAAATATTACAGGGAATAACTTTTACCTTATATTTAACAGCTACAATGCAGTATATAAATAGAATAAGTGAGCCCAAACTAAGAACTTCAGCTATAACATTATATGCAGCTATAGGCGGTGGAATAGGCGGGTTTATCGGAAATTTTGGTGGTGGTTTATTCCTTGAGCATTTTAGTGTATTTGCACTATTTAGATTAATGGCTGTGGCTGCTTTTTTAGCTTTAATAACTGCAGCATTTCTTAAGAAATATGAAAAACTCAATAAGTAA